A stretch of the Candidatus Jettenia sp. AMX2 genome encodes the following:
- the recR gene encoding recombination mediator RecR, with product MNAYPQSMIKLINEFEKMPGIGQKTAERLACYILKQPVEEAMQLAYAVRDVKKFIKNCSICFNVSENDPCHICNDTQRDTSIICVVEQLADLLTIEKTCKYKGLYHVLRGHISPLEGITPESLTIENLLQRVKKEQVQEVILATNLNLEGDTTALYISKQLYPLGVRITRLARGLPTGSYLEYANTAIIADAISGRNEMKFL from the coding sequence TTGAATGCATATCCACAATCAATGATTAAGCTTATCAATGAATTTGAGAAGATGCCGGGGATAGGACAAAAAACAGCAGAGCGCCTTGCGTGTTATATCCTTAAACAGCCAGTCGAAGAAGCTATGCAGCTTGCCTATGCCGTACGTGACGTAAAAAAGTTTATTAAAAATTGTTCAATCTGTTTTAATGTATCAGAAAATGACCCTTGTCATATTTGCAATGATACGCAGAGAGATACCTCTATAATATGTGTTGTTGAACAACTTGCAGACCTTTTAACCATAGAAAAAACCTGCAAATACAAAGGTCTTTATCATGTACTCCGGGGCCATATTTCCCCTTTAGAAGGTATCACTCCGGAATCTCTTACAATCGAAAACCTTTTACAACGAGTGAAAAAAGAGCAGGTACAAGAAGTCATTCTGGCAACAAACCTGAACCTGGAAGGTGATACAACTGCTCTCTATATATCCAAACAGTTATATCCTCTGGGAGTCCGCATTACAAGGCTGGCACGCGGGTTACCGACAGGGAGTTATCTTGAATATGCAAATACGGCAATTATTGCCGATGCTATCAGTGGTAGGAATGAAATGAAATTTTTGTAA
- a CDS encoding YbaB/EbfC family nucleoid-associated protein, whose product MMKGFGNITEMMKQAQKQAQKMQKQMEEIQGELKERVVEASAGGGMVTVHMNGKQEILSIKIDPEVVDPKDVQMLEDLILSAVSQALKKSQELYQSEMGKLTGGLNIPGLQGMLGGGM is encoded by the coding sequence ATGATGAAGGGTTTTGGCAATATCACAGAAATGATGAAGCAGGCACAAAAACAAGCACAAAAGATGCAGAAACAGATGGAAGAAATTCAAGGTGAATTGAAGGAAAGGGTTGTTGAGGCAAGTGCCGGCGGTGGAATGGTTACAGTACATATGAATGGAAAACAGGAAATTCTTTCAATCAAAATCGATCCGGAAGTAGTCGACCCGAAAGATGTCCAGATGCTTGAAGACTTAATACTCTCTGCTGTTTCGCAAGCACTGAAAAAATCACAGGAATTATACCAATCCGAAATGGGGAAGCTTACCGGCGGGTTAAATATTCCCGGATTACAAGGAATGCTAGGCGGTGGAATGTAA
- a CDS encoding tetratricopeptide repeat protein: MDSKLKEGEAFFADGNVEEAEKYFLSVIENDHCNKEAYNNLGVIAFQKGNKVDAIGYFTRSLEIDPFYKDAIINYTDLLKALNHFHIAIPFLKKIAEIHPEDEEILQLLRDLPDDFGKGVVPVSTNKDESAPLNFKNMI, encoded by the coding sequence ATGGATAGTAAATTAAAAGAAGGTGAAGCGTTTTTTGCTGACGGAAATGTTGAAGAGGCAGAAAAATATTTTTTGTCTGTAATAGAAAATGACCATTGCAACAAGGAGGCCTATAATAATCTTGGGGTTATCGCTTTTCAAAAAGGGAATAAGGTCGATGCGATCGGCTATTTTACCAGATCTCTTGAAATAGACCCTTTTTATAAAGATGCTATTATAAATTATACCGATTTGCTGAAGGCCTTAAACCATTTCCATATAGCAATTCCTTTCTTAAAAAAAATAGCAGAAATCCATCCGGAGGACGAAGAAATTCTTCAGCTCTTAAGAGACTTGCCGGATGATTTCGGTAAGGGTGTTGTTCCTGTAAGTACTAATAAAGACGAAAGTGCCCCTCTCAATTTTAAGAATATGATTTGA
- the tadA gene encoding tRNA adenosine(34) deaminase TadA has product MENSITVNNHEYFMRQAIIEARKAMEQYEVPVGAVITYKGRIIARAHNQRETLNDPTAHAEMIAITQAAAYLQNWRLSGTTMYVTLEPCAMCAGALVQSRVDLLVYGTPDKKAGACTSVINLVQEPRFNHRLNVLPAVLADECKYILQKFFLEHCRTKQEFNPERCQSG; this is encoded by the coding sequence ATGGAAAACAGTATTACAGTAAATAATCACGAGTACTTTATGAGGCAGGCTATTATTGAGGCCAGAAAGGCTATGGAACAGTATGAGGTTCCTGTTGGGGCAGTCATTACGTATAAAGGCCGCATTATAGCCCGTGCTCATAACCAGCGGGAAACCTTAAATGACCCCACCGCCCATGCGGAGATGATAGCAATAACCCAGGCTGCAGCCTACTTGCAAAACTGGCGGCTGTCAGGAACAACCATGTATGTAACCTTAGAACCATGCGCTATGTGTGCAGGAGCCCTTGTACAATCAAGAGTCGATCTTCTCGTGTATGGAACCCCTGATAAAAAGGCAGGAGCATGTACATCCGTAATAAATCTTGTTCAGGAACCAAGATTCAACCATCGTTTAAACGTTCTTCCCGCTGTTCTTGCGGACGAATGCAAATACATATTACAAAAGTTTTTCCTGGAACATTGCCGTACCAAACAGGAATTCAATCCGGAGAGGTGCCAGAGTGGTTGA
- the dnaX gene encoding DNA polymerase III subunit gamma/tau yields the protein MSYIVLARRYRPQTFDDLVGQESIVTTIRNAIHTNRVAHAYLLAGPRGVGKTSTARILSKALNCQQGPTDTPCNVCDICRCISEGNDIDVLEIDGASNRGIDEVRSIRQNVNYAPSRARYKIYIIDEVHMLTREAFNALLKTLEEPPSHVKFIFATTAVNRLPETVQSRCQRFDFKNISLHDIEKRLLDICNAEGVQIEPSALRMIARYARGGLRDSQSVLDQLLSFCSEKITPEDVNYVLGGIDEDKIFGMFESFVQRDASAALRIVNDVLNEGKTTGEFIDQLLLYIRELLIFSSSGQDTKWIEFNTSLVQRYGKSFSQDTLMYMVQILSDAKIRTTDSFLHRILLEMAVIKLSRMESVGSLYDIIEKIESLENKLAASNIRPEENMKKTASTQAVTYPQAVSESAPQGYDTMQQERTNEAIPQDMENTWGKILLAVQGKKKSTWSLLREGRMVESVNREIVIEFPDNYSFHLQKLNQIEEKKLIEQCSKEVMHDDIKIRLAASKTGSTEKNKVPMLENHDPSHQKTDDSLQTEPAIRKTVELFGGHVIKTKKGG from the coding sequence ATGTCTTATATCGTATTAGCCCGCAGGTACCGGCCTCAAACTTTTGATGATCTCGTAGGGCAGGAATCAATTGTAACAACCATCAGGAATGCCATCCACACCAACAGGGTTGCCCATGCCTATTTGTTAGCAGGTCCGCGCGGTGTAGGCAAGACATCAACAGCACGAATACTATCAAAGGCTTTGAACTGCCAGCAGGGACCTACAGATACACCTTGTAATGTTTGTGATATTTGCCGGTGCATTTCCGAAGGAAATGATATTGATGTCCTGGAGATAGACGGCGCATCCAACCGTGGTATTGATGAAGTAAGGAGTATACGACAAAACGTAAATTATGCTCCTTCACGGGCCCGTTATAAGATTTATATTATCGATGAAGTGCATATGCTTACCCGTGAGGCATTCAATGCATTGCTCAAAACCCTTGAGGAACCTCCTTCGCATGTTAAATTTATCTTTGCAACAACCGCAGTTAACCGCCTTCCGGAAACAGTGCAATCACGCTGTCAGAGGTTCGACTTTAAAAACATCTCTCTACATGATATTGAAAAGAGACTTTTGGATATATGCAATGCTGAAGGTGTACAAATTGAACCATCTGCCCTTCGCATGATAGCAAGGTATGCAAGAGGAGGATTAAGGGATTCCCAGTCGGTATTGGATCAGCTTCTCTCCTTCTGCAGCGAGAAAATAACACCCGAAGACGTAAATTATGTTTTGGGAGGCATTGACGAAGATAAGATATTTGGCATGTTTGAGAGCTTCGTACAAAGGGATGCCTCTGCCGCATTAAGGATTGTAAATGATGTTTTAAATGAAGGAAAGACCACCGGGGAGTTTATAGACCAATTACTCCTGTACATCAGAGAACTTCTGATATTTTCTTCCTCTGGTCAAGACACAAAATGGATCGAATTCAATACGTCGCTTGTACAGCGCTATGGAAAATCTTTTTCTCAAGACACTTTAATGTACATGGTTCAAATCCTGTCCGATGCAAAAATACGCACAACGGATTCTTTTTTACATCGTATTTTATTGGAAATGGCGGTAATTAAGTTAAGCCGAATGGAATCTGTCGGGTCATTATATGATATAATAGAAAAGATCGAATCCCTCGAAAACAAACTTGCGGCATCAAATATTCGCCCTGAGGAAAATATGAAAAAAACGGCATCTACGCAAGCAGTGACATATCCACAGGCAGTATCAGAGTCAGCGCCGCAAGGGTATGATACAATGCAACAGGAGAGGACGAATGAAGCAATACCACAAGACATGGAAAATACCTGGGGAAAAATCCTTCTTGCCGTTCAGGGTAAAAAGAAATCTACCTGGTCACTCCTGCGGGAAGGCCGGATGGTGGAATCCGTGAATAGAGAGATAGTTATTGAATTTCCTGATAACTATTCCTTTCATTTACAAAAACTTAATCAAATTGAAGAAAAAAAGCTTATAGAACAGTGTTCGAAGGAAGTGATGCACGACGATATAAAAATAAGGCTCGCAGCTTCAAAAACCGGAAGTACTGAAAAAAATAAAGTACCTATGTTGGAAAATCATGACCCTTCACACCAAAAGACGGACGATTCTTTACAGACAGAACCAGCAATCCGAAAGACCGTTGAATTATTTGGCGGTCATGTCATTAAAACGAAGAAAGGAGGTTGA
- a CDS encoding glycosyltransferase, which translates to MNTKETIPQLNCGMKKSETADFTDHTDYKKQVHGFPNSEFQIPKSKSPTLSLCMIVKDEENNLPKCLDSVVNFVDEIIIVDTGSTDRTVEIAESYGAKVFHHPWEGSFSKARNYSLKYATCDWILIMDADEEIKKEDAHKLREVIKDPAGQKTAEEAGVILIPVFSETSNGKDLSIANSERLFRNHLGIHYEGIVHNDLKYSCPTRKENIRLYHYGYNLNDQQMEKKFIRTSTLLRKQIEENPMNPVPHHYLAVSLLERKMYDECIREAQQAIRLFEQQASNSQIRLLSCYTASVAFYRKKDLLKAEEYALKSLTYYSDYLDAYCLLSSIYFLQKKDRKCIEATEKYLALLKSLKLDPGKALSIPYNTLQHAKLAYLRMSIICYEQGLMQDGLKAMKHAVNNMEEKWAPYLIVSNHFIEQDNFILAEKILIEGLKDYPSNKEILYYTADMYTKSGASDNALHYFKEIVRNHPGEMPAQYNIGLILMKCSQFEEAIRSFKSILNKEPQHIGSLFSLAVACEAIGDSAQAKDIYHIILGIQPEYPDVFIRLGSLYLNEQNYIRAKEYFLKTIQLDTYLLEAHLAMSKIYLSEEDLESCIMSCDKLLKNLNLPRNIIIDSMSDLGNLYKEIGKTLAHQQKELLAHVSFEVAFLLDPNIQSI; encoded by the coding sequence ATGAATACAAAAGAAACAATTCCACAATTAAATTGCGGAATGAAGAAATCCGAAACCGCAGATTTCACTGATCACACAGATTATAAAAAACAGGTTCATGGGTTTCCGAATTCCGAATTCCAAATTCCGAAATCTAAAAGTCCGACCCTTTCACTCTGCATGATTGTAAAGGATGAAGAAAACAATCTTCCAAAGTGTCTTGATAGTGTTGTAAACTTTGTTGATGAAATAATAATCGTCGATACCGGTTCAACGGACAGGACGGTAGAAATCGCAGAAAGTTACGGGGCAAAGGTGTTTCATCATCCATGGGAAGGTAGTTTCAGTAAGGCAAGGAATTATTCGCTAAAATATGCAACATGCGACTGGATCCTGATAATGGATGCCGATGAAGAAATCAAAAAGGAAGACGCCCACAAATTAAGAGAAGTTATCAAAGATCCGGCAGGACAGAAAACTGCGGAAGAAGCAGGAGTAATCCTCATTCCCGTATTTAGTGAAACCAGCAATGGGAAAGATCTCTCTATTGCCAATTCAGAAAGACTATTCCGTAACCATCTTGGTATTCATTATGAAGGAATAGTCCATAATGACCTTAAATATTCCTGCCCAACAAGAAAAGAAAATATCAGATTATATCACTACGGATATAATCTGAATGATCAGCAAATGGAAAAAAAATTTATACGCACATCAACGCTTTTGAGAAAACAAATAGAAGAAAACCCCATGAACCCTGTACCGCACCATTATTTAGCGGTTTCACTTCTTGAGAGAAAAATGTATGATGAATGTATCCGGGAGGCACAGCAGGCAATCAGGCTCTTTGAACAGCAGGCCAGCAACTCACAGATCAGGCTTCTTTCTTGTTACACGGCAAGCGTAGCGTTCTATCGTAAAAAAGACCTGCTTAAGGCGGAGGAATATGCTTTAAAGTCACTCACCTATTATTCTGATTATCTTGATGCCTACTGCCTGCTGTCTTCCATATATTTTCTTCAAAAAAAAGACCGTAAATGTATTGAGGCGACAGAAAAATATTTGGCACTCCTAAAATCCCTGAAATTGGACCCAGGCAAGGCCCTGTCCATACCCTATAATACCCTTCAGCATGCTAAACTGGCTTATTTACGCATGTCCATCATTTGTTACGAACAAGGACTGATGCAAGACGGTCTAAAGGCAATGAAACATGCAGTAAACAATATGGAAGAAAAATGGGCACCCTATCTCATAGTCAGCAATCATTTTATTGAACAAGATAATTTTATCCTGGCAGAAAAAATTCTTATTGAGGGACTTAAAGATTATCCATCCAACAAAGAAATTTTATATTACACGGCTGATATGTATACAAAATCCGGCGCATCGGATAACGCTTTACACTATTTCAAAGAGATCGTAAGAAACCACCCTGGTGAAATGCCAGCACAGTATAACATTGGATTAATTCTTATGAAATGCAGTCAATTTGAAGAAGCCATTCGTTCATTCAAATCCATTCTCAATAAAGAACCTCAACATATTGGATCACTATTTAGCCTTGCAGTTGCCTGTGAGGCCATAGGTGACAGTGCTCAGGCAAAGGATATATACCACATCATCTTAGGGATCCAACCCGAATATCCCGACGTGTTTATAAGACTGGGATCTCTCTATTTAAATGAACAGAATTATATCAGGGCAAAAGAATATTTTCTAAAAACGATACAGCTCGATACATATTTATTAGAAGCGCATCTTGCCATGAGCAAGATTTATTTATCCGAAGAGGATCTGGAATCCTGCATTATGAGCTGCGACAAATTGCTAAAAAACCTCAATCTTCCACGAAATATCATAATCGATAGTATGAGTGATTTAGGCAACCTTTATAAGGAAATCGGAAAAACATTGGCACACCAGCAAAAAGAACTTCTGGCTCATGTATCGTTCGAGGTCGCCTTCCTTTTAGATCCGAATATCCAAAGCATTTAG
- a CDS encoding NDP-sugar synthase, which translates to MDKSNCDIKQAVILAGGRGMRLRPLTDHLPKPLAPVNGTPFLGYLIHSIFESGIKHIVLLLGYKSEKIIDYCNQFSDSEIKIEYSVGKVEEATGRRVIDAYNLLDKNFLLLYADNYWPIERDKMVRM; encoded by the coding sequence ATGGACAAAAGCAACTGCGATATTAAGCAAGCGGTAATTTTAGCGGGAGGGAGGGGGATGAGATTGCGGCCGTTAACAGATCATCTTCCCAAACCACTGGCTCCTGTCAACGGTACTCCATTTCTGGGTTATTTAATTCATTCTATTTTTGAATCAGGAATAAAACATATCGTATTACTGCTTGGATACAAAAGTGAGAAAATTATTGATTACTGCAATCAATTTTCAGATAGCGAAATAAAAATAGAATATTCAGTCGGTAAAGTTGAGGAGGCAACCGGCAGAAGAGTAATTGATGCATATAACCTGTTGGACAAGAATTTTCTGCTTTTATATGCAGATAACTATTGGCCGATAGAACGAGATAAGATGGTTCGTATGTAG
- the rpoN gene encoding RNA polymerase factor sigma-54: MKMQSSLLPQLQQKMKLSPQIIQSIEILQLPLLALIEHVQQELVDNPVLEEVVEDRKDEMLKEGEDITLSSDNNTDDVKKDEFDRLGEIAEDWRDYYSQTIVRRNKFSEERDQKQEALENTAAKPMSLHDYLMGQASLVDIPDHLVEACENIIYSIDKAGYLASPLEEIMQSLEKPLAPEEIKEALKIVQSLEPPGVGARNLQECLLLQLDKRDPNYSFTKELLLNHLEDIEMKKYPLISKKTGQSLEAIKKQVEFIRTLNPKPGSVFCDETIPYVVPEIKVEYLDGKYEVFLIDNTNLPHLHISSFYKKFLNKNGTDNSTLQYIQKKIESAKWLIEAIEQRRSTLYKVACKIVELQEDFLNEGIQKLRTLKMQDVADVVGVHVSTVSRAIAHKYIQTPQGIFEIKFFFTGGFQNVDGSMESWEAIRQKLSEIIAKEDKSNPLSDEEIAEKLHASGVAIARRTVTKYRRIMKIPSSRQRKVY; encoded by the coding sequence ATGAAAATGCAATCGTCTTTATTGCCACAACTTCAGCAAAAAATGAAGTTATCTCCTCAGATCATACAATCGATCGAGATCCTTCAGTTACCTTTATTAGCGCTAATCGAGCATGTACAGCAGGAACTGGTAGATAACCCTGTGCTGGAAGAGGTGGTTGAGGATAGAAAAGATGAAATGCTTAAAGAGGGAGAAGATATAACGCTTTCTTCCGACAACAATACAGACGATGTTAAAAAAGATGAGTTTGACAGATTGGGTGAAATAGCTGAGGATTGGCGTGATTATTATTCACAAACGATCGTTAGGAGAAACAAGTTCTCAGAAGAACGCGACCAGAAACAGGAAGCATTGGAAAATACAGCGGCTAAACCAATGTCACTCCACGACTATTTAATGGGGCAGGCATCGTTAGTTGATATTCCTGATCATTTGGTGGAAGCCTGTGAAAATATTATTTATTCCATAGACAAAGCAGGCTATCTGGCAAGTCCGCTGGAGGAAATAATGCAATCCCTCGAAAAGCCTCTTGCTCCTGAAGAGATCAAGGAAGCACTGAAAATAGTTCAGTCATTGGAGCCTCCGGGAGTTGGGGCAAGGAACTTACAAGAATGCTTGTTACTTCAATTAGATAAACGTGATCCAAATTATTCATTCACAAAAGAATTGCTTCTCAACCATCTTGAGGATATCGAAATGAAGAAATATCCTCTTATATCAAAAAAAACGGGACAAAGCCTGGAGGCAATAAAGAAGCAGGTTGAGTTCATCCGTACACTAAATCCCAAGCCTGGTTCTGTCTTTTGTGATGAAACCATTCCTTATGTAGTTCCGGAAATAAAGGTTGAATACCTTGACGGAAAATATGAAGTATTTCTTATTGATAACACCAACTTGCCTCACTTACATATCAGTTCTTTCTATAAGAAATTCCTGAATAAAAACGGTACTGACAATTCAACACTCCAATATATACAAAAAAAAATTGAATCAGCAAAGTGGCTCATCGAGGCAATAGAACAGAGGCGCAGCACACTGTATAAGGTAGCCTGCAAGATTGTAGAGCTCCAGGAAGATTTTCTGAATGAAGGAATTCAGAAACTCCGCACGCTCAAAATGCAGGATGTTGCAGATGTCGTTGGGGTGCATGTCTCAACAGTAAGCCGGGCTATTGCTCATAAATATATTCAAACACCACAGGGCATCTTTGAAATAAAGTTTTTCTTTACCGGAGGCTTTCAAAATGTGGATGGTTCTATGGAATCATGGGAAGCTATACGACAAAAACTCTCCGAGATTATCGCCAAGGAAGATAAATCCAATCCACTGAGTGATGAAGAAATTGCCGAAAAATTACACGCGTCCGGCGTAGCTATTGCCCGAAGAACAGTGACAAAATACCGGAGAATTATGAAAATACCTTCTTCGAGACAACGGAAAGTGTATTGA
- a CDS encoding D-aminoacylase, translating to MNFDLIIKKGAVIDGTGMPRKFVDIGIKDGKIISMDQQISNNSCPTILAEDMIVAPGFIDIHSHSDFLWLASDGDNSKILDGVTTEICGNCGLSAFPLRGKILERRAQGLARYGIPITWKSAAEFYDMAEKVKSSVNRAFLVGHGNMRACTIGYEHRKPHPNELLQMVQDLKEAMDAGAFGMSSGLIYPPGCYSTSEEILEMCAIIKQYNGIYTTHIKNEGDTLEESITEAIEIAKQSGVKLQISHLKTSGSRNWHKVKSIKKIIDSAIHKEIDISCDRYPYTAAATDLNVILPQWVYEGGTEKQIERLKDKHIRGKIEKEASQLYDEIFWNTVIISGVYYNKNKWMEGKSISDLARILGKSYLGVVFDLLIEEDTRADIFLFSMCEENLEQILGWDFVCIGSDSSVRSNQGVLSNGKPHPRSYGTFSRVLGKFCREKKLLPEEKAIQKMTGMPALRIGLDRRGFIKEGYFADITIFDPARIKDKSTYTNPHQYSEGIEYVLVNGQITVQKGKHTGARNGRIIRKL from the coding sequence ATGAATTTTGACCTGATCATAAAAAAAGGAGCGGTAATCGATGGAACAGGGATGCCAAGAAAGTTCGTGGATATTGGCATAAAAGATGGGAAAATCATCTCCATGGATCAACAGATCTCCAACAATTCCTGCCCTACTATCCTTGCAGAAGATATGATTGTTGCGCCGGGCTTTATTGACATTCACTCCCATAGCGATTTTCTGTGGCTTGCCAGTGATGGAGACAATAGCAAAATCCTTGATGGTGTAACTACCGAGATATGTGGCAACTGCGGCTTGTCAGCATTTCCTCTGCGGGGAAAAATATTAGAAAGGCGGGCACAGGGATTAGCCAGATACGGAATCCCAATCACTTGGAAATCAGCGGCAGAATTTTACGATATGGCAGAAAAGGTCAAAAGTTCTGTAAACAGGGCATTTCTTGTTGGTCATGGTAATATGAGGGCATGTACCATTGGGTACGAACACAGAAAACCCCATCCGAATGAACTACTTCAGATGGTTCAGGACCTGAAAGAGGCAATGGACGCTGGCGCCTTCGGCATGTCCAGTGGTCTTATTTACCCTCCGGGATGTTATTCAACATCAGAAGAAATCTTAGAGATGTGCGCAATAATAAAACAATATAACGGCATTTATACCACCCACATCAAAAATGAAGGAGATACACTTGAAGAGTCAATCACGGAGGCTATTGAAATAGCAAAGCAATCTGGTGTGAAATTGCAGATATCACACCTAAAGACATCGGGAAGCCGGAATTGGCATAAAGTTAAAAGCATAAAAAAGATAATTGATAGTGCCATTCATAAAGAAATAGATATTTCCTGTGACCGGTATCCTTACACTGCAGCAGCTACAGACCTCAATGTCATACTGCCTCAATGGGTTTATGAAGGAGGCACAGAGAAACAGATTGAAAGATTGAAGGATAAGCATATCAGGGGAAAAATAGAAAAAGAGGCATCCCAACTCTACGATGAAATTTTCTGGAACACTGTCATTATATCAGGTGTCTATTACAACAAAAATAAATGGATGGAAGGTAAATCAATTTCTGACCTTGCGAGAATCCTTGGCAAATCATACCTTGGTGTCGTCTTTGATTTGCTGATAGAAGAGGATACGCGGGCTGATATTTTTTTATTCAGCATGTGCGAAGAGAATCTGGAACAAATCTTAGGATGGGATTTTGTATGTATCGGTTCCGATAGTTCAGTACGTTCAAACCAGGGAGTACTTAGCAACGGAAAACCGCATCCACGCAGCTATGGAACATTCTCGCGTGTTCTGGGTAAATTTTGCAGGGAGAAAAAACTCCTCCCTGAAGAAAAGGCTATTCAGAAAATGACAGGCATGCCCGCCCTAAGGATTGGATTAGACAGAAGAGGTTTCATAAAAGAAGGATATTTTGCTGATATTACTATTTTTGATCCGGCGAGAATCAAAGATAAAAGTACCTACACAAACCCTCACCAATATTCAGAAGGTATCGAATATGTGTTGGTAAACGGGCAAATCACCGTACAGAAAGGCAAACACACGGGTGCAAGGAATGGCCGTATTATACGAAAATTATAA
- a CDS encoding glycosyltransferase gives MDTKETIPQYNCGLRIADCEAKKPEIESTSQSKTKNPNSEFQNPKLKKSETTDFTDYTDYGKQIQGLPKSEIKNPKFKCPTISLCMIVKDEEHNLPKCLDSIVNVVDEIIIVDTGSTDRTVEIAESYGAKVFHHPWEGSFSKARNYSLKYATCDWILIMDADEELQQSDAPKLKKVIKEHDNFSISFVIKNKYKNSTQEGYAKMVRLFKNFHGVHYEGIVHNVIIYRDKCFESQLCIIHHGYNLSEDKMEEKFVRTSTLLKKQVKEDPRNPVPYRYLGIAYMDRKMYDEAIANSKRALNLAGEKNSNLKNFLVSFYVISAAYYEMGELDEAKTYALKAIELDNQFLDSYCILSFVYYNQREYEKFIQASWNYLNLLNLITSPPPANRESHPYAQRGGFKNSVLYHTIGHKWKIHLLRGFYYLSNNHNTKGNLEIDLAIRESTDFKDCLMLLGNYYMENNHIDRAEDAYKKLLGINENSVTTLFKLGQINLRKNNLKEALFFWKKAVETEPDTLDIRLLICAINVTQRNLEEVITDCDQLLQILKMPRNITIDSLSDLADLFHSISERLKKRNDTQSAEIAAKICKELKRILQNI, from the coding sequence ATGGATACAAAGGAAACAATTCCACAATACAATTGCGGATTGCGCATTGCGGATTGCGAAGCGAAAAAGCCAGAAATTGAATCAACTTCACAATCCAAAACCAAAAATCCGAATTCCGAATTTCAAAATCCGAAATTAAAAAAATCTGAAACCACAGATTTCACAGATTACACAGATTATGGAAAACAGATTCAAGGGCTTCCGAAATCCGAAATTAAAAATCCGAAATTCAAGTGTCCCACTATTTCACTCTGTATGATTGTGAAGGACGAAGAACATAATCTCCCCAAGTGTCTTGATAGTATTGTAAACGTTGTTGACGAAATAATAATCGTCGATACCGGTTCAACGGACAGAACAGTGGAAATTGCAGAAAGTTACGGGGCAAAGGTGTTTCATCATCCCTGGGAAGGCAGTTTCAGTAAGGCAAGAAATTATTCGCTAAAGTATGCAACATGCGACTGGATTCTGATTATGGATGCCGATGAGGAATTACAACAATCCGATGCTCCTAAACTCAAAAAAGTAATAAAGGAGCATGATAATTTCTCCATTTCTTTTGTTATAAAAAACAAGTACAAGAATTCTACTCAAGAGGGCTATGCAAAGATGGTGCGTCTCTTTAAAAACTTTCATGGAGTACATTACGAAGGAATTGTTCACAATGTGATAATATACCGTGATAAGTGCTTTGAATCTCAACTGTGCATCATTCATCATGGTTATAATTTGTCCGAAGACAAGATGGAAGAGAAGTTTGTGAGAACCAGCACACTACTGAAAAAACAGGTAAAAGAAGATCCCCGAAATCCCGTACCATACAGATATCTAGGCATCGCATATATGGACAGGAAGATGTACGATGAGGCAATTGCAAACAGCAAAAGAGCATTAAACCTTGCAGGGGAGAAAAATAGTAATCTAAAGAATTTTCTGGTTTCTTTCTATGTTATTAGTGCCGCATATTATGAAATGGGGGAACTGGATGAGGCAAAGACGTATGCCCTGAAAGCAATCGAACTGGATAACCAGTTTCTGGACAGCTACTGTATCCTTTCCTTTGTTTACTACAATCAAAGAGAGTACGAAAAATTTATACAGGCCTCCTGGAATTATTTAAACCTGTTGAACCTTATCACAAGCCCACCACCGGCAAATCGAGAATCCCACCCTTATGCTCAAAGAGGCGGATTCAAAAATAGTGTACTTTATCATACCATCGGCCATAAGTGGAAAATACACCTGCTGCGTGGATTTTATTATTTGTCCAACAATCACAATACAAAAGGCAATCTTGAGATTGATCTGGCCATAAGAGAATCTACTGATTTTAAAGATTGCCTTATGCTCCTCGGCAATTATTATATGGAAAACAACCATATTGACAGGGCTGAAGATGCATATAAAAAGCTTTTGGGTATTAATGAGAACTCGGTAACCACTTTATTCAAACTGGGGCAAATTAATCTCCGGAAAAATAATCTGAAAGAAGCCCTGTTCTTCTGGAAAAAAGCGGTAGAAACAGAACCAGACACACTGGATATCAGATTACTCATTTGTGCAATTAATGTTACCCAGAGAAACCTTGAAGAGGTAATTACTGATTGTGACCAATTACTGCAAATCCTGAAGATGCCAAGAAATATAACCATTGACAGCTTAAGTGATCTGGCAGATCTCTTTCATTCGATAAGCGAAAGGCTCAAAAAAAGAAACGATACTCAATCTGCAGAGATTGCTGCCAAGATATGTAAAGAACTAAAACGGATACTACAAAACATATAA